A segment of the Rickettsia bellii RML369-C genome:
AAATTATTTCCAAAGAAAAAATGCTAGAGTTTTTGGATAATTTTACATACTCAAATGATTTGGAGAATTGGAATGTAAAACGAGGGGCGAGTACGCACAGCCTATACTTAATAGGCGAGCATACGAGTTCCCTAAAGTTTTGCAGAGCCAATTCTTCAAAGCAGAAGAGTATGGGGCATTTTACTGCCTCTGCGTTCTTACTCAATCATGATCAAACTAAGTTTCTATTGATGCATCATAAAAAGCTTAATAAATGGCTTCAACTTGGTGGGCATTGTGAAAGTGATGATATATTAACTGAAGCAATTAGAGAAGCACGAGAAGAGTCAGGAATTAATGAGATTGAGGCAGTAAGTAATAATATTTTTGATATAGATGTTCATTATATCCCTCAAACACCTAAAGAACCCTCTCATTATCACTATGATATACGTTTTTTATTAAAAACAATAAATAATGATAATTTCATAAAAAACAATGAATCACATGAACTAAAGTGGTTTAGTTTTTCTGATTATCCACAACTAGGTGTAGAATTAGAACGCTCCGTTACTCGCATGATAGAGAAGTTTAAGAATGTATAGCCGAAGCGGAATAAAAAGGATATGTATGTCATCCCGTGACTTGATCACGGGATCCAGAAAAGCCTTTAAAAGCACTGGATTCCGTGGTCGTAGCCACGGAATGACAGATTAACGGTATAACCATTTTATCTAGGTTTAGCTATATAATTTATATTCAAGGTATAAATTATACATCGCTTATTTAACACAATTTAAATATTTTTTTATAATTGCCAACTCTATTTAATATTTCTACCTAGAATTTAAAAAATATTTTGTTAATATCATAAAACAAACTAACAACGGAGAAATATTATGTCTGAATCAGAAAATAATTCGAAAGAATCATTATTAGAAGGGGCAAAAAATTTAATAAATACAACACAAAAAATATTAGATACCGCAAGAGATGCATTAGACCACCCTGAATCATTGTTAGGCAAGGCAAAGGACTTAATGAAGAGTTCAGAGAAACAAGAGCAAGAAAAAAAAGTAGATTCAACTGAATCAAAAGAATAATGTTAAAGCTCTTGATTAAAATAACAAAACGGATAAATATAGTATCTTTTGATAAAGCTTATTGTTAATTTTAAATGTACTATAGTAAAATGAATTGAATTAGGTGCAATTTCTAAATCATTTTTTAATTTTTTAAGAACATATCTCATACCGTAAATGGGTTAGCATTAGCAGTATTCGCTATCCCCTTAAAAAATAAAATATTTCCTATAAATCACACCTAATTCAATTCATTTTATTATAATGGTTTAAACACCATTAAGAAGAAAATAACAATCAGACTAATAAATGCTGGCCATCCTAAGTAAAACCATAATTTAAATAATTTATAATATTTCTCTGGTAAGGATGCTTGCTGTTTTAATGCCTCAACTGCCATATTTCTTAGCTGAATTTGGATCCATACCACTGGAAGCCAACAAATTCCAGCAATTATATATCCTATATAAGTTAAGAAAAGCCATAATTCAGAATAATTATGACCAAGCATATTTACTAATATTATGCCGCTAATCGGTTGAATTATCACAGTTGGAGTAATAAAAAGAAAATCAGTAATAACTATAGTCCGAGCTGCATATGCTTTCGCATACAAGTCACCAGTTTTATTTGCCCACCACATAAAAAAAGCAGTGCCAATGCCAGTACCAAATAAAATAGTAGAGCTAATAATATGAATAGTTTTTATAAAAAGATATACCATTATTTATCTCTTTCTATAGCCATTATTACTAAAGTAAGTAATATTATCGGAATATTTTTTAGTATTGGACCTAGAGGATCCAACCATAATATTGGCTTAAGATACGTTAATAGTGAAGTATAAGATAATATTAGTAAAATTTGTAAACTACATATACTGCTTATTTTATTCTTAATAATTAGTAAAATTCCCAGAATAATATCCATAAAGCAGCTTCCATATAATATGTAAGGTGCTATTTGCTTATTAAAACCCAGTGATATTATAATTTGCTTGCTAGCATCATAAGCAAAAATACTTGAAATAATTCCTGTCATTATCCAAAATAACCCTAAGGCAATTTTTATTATAGGTTTTAGAAAATAAAGCCTAGCATGCTATATAGATTGTACGGTTAAAGGTTCTGTTGTAAGACCTTGCTGCAAGTTTCTAGGAATTATAGAAGTAAAATCAATAAAATCATTTTTATTGGCAATATTAGGTTGAAGTAACATATTATACGACGTAGAATTAATAGGTCCTATTTTGAAAAAATCCCCTAACTTAGAGGCTATTTTAATGAATATTAAAGGAATTTTTATCAGTCTTGCAGGTTCGACCCCAAGCCATCTTCTAAATCCAATCAAGATGTCTTTCATAGTAACTATGTCAGGTCCAACTATTTTTAATAATCTACAAATTTTTCCTTTTCTTTCTACACAATGAATGATTACTTTCGCTAGATCTTCAATATGGATAGGTTGAAATTGTTGTAAACCGTCACCTATCAGAGGAATAAAATACGGTAATGTTGCTAAAAGCCCTAAATAATGATGTACCGCCATAGCAACCGCTCGCATAAATGAGAGAAGGTTGTAAAACTACCCAATCTATATTTTCTAATTTTTGTAAATATCTTTCTGTTACTTTTTTGGTTAAAGCATAAGAAGTGTTTTCTTCATCATCTATTCCAAGAGCTGAAATATGAATAATTCTTTTTACGTTAGTAATAGTGCAAGCCTTAAATAGAGCTTTTGGACCGTTGATATGAACATTTTCAATATTATTAGCATGACTAGACGTTAATACACCTGAGGCATTAATAACTATATCTATTTTCTCTAATTTATTTATCCTGAGGGCTAAGAGCTGTATTAAAATCACAATGTATAATTTCTGCAGTAGGAAATTTTTTTCTAGTAGATTCAATATCCCTAACGGCACATACTACTTCATAATTACTTTTTAATAATGCAGCAGTAATATATGATCCAATAAAGCCGTTAGCTCCAGTTACTAATATTCTCATGTTCAATGCCAATTATCTATATCAATTTGTAATTCTTATAAGGTGGAATAAAATATGATAAAATTTTTCCTGCATAGTTTTGTGGGATCGTTCACATATTCCATTAGTCTGAGGACTATAGGCTTTAAATAAGCTTTATTCTAGTAATTCAAAATTAGTAGATCCTTGTCAATTTTAAAGCCTTTAAAGCGTTCAAGTACTGACATACCAAGAAGAGAAACATCCAGATCCCCAAGTCCGATATGTCCACTAACATCCTTAAATTCTTTTCCTATTATTACACTATCTAATTTTATAGGAGCGGCTTTATTCTCACCATTAGCAGTTAAATAAGTTCTAGTATATTTTAGCTGAGTTAGATCGAATCCTAATTTTTGAGCATCTTCTTTGGTTAAAGCTACATCACTTGCCCCAGTATCAACCATAAAGCTTATTTTAACGTTATTCACAACAGCATCAATATAAAAATGTCCGTCTCCGCTGCGAGCTATTATTATTTCGCCAGCTTCCGTAGACCAGTTATATGATGGAATTAGTACTGATGCTACTCTTTGATAAGCATAATTTAGCTCAAATCTAAAAGCATAGCCGATGATTATAACTAAAAAAATTGCTGCCCAAGCTGCTAGTTGCAGGCAAAATTTACGTATTTCATTTTGACTCATAGTGCTATAAATTACACTAAATAATATTAATAACGATGCACAAAAGCTTCCTATATTTTGCGGCTCTTTAAAAAACTTTGGATAGTGCTGATTTATATATTTATATGCTAAGCCGGTTACAAATATAGTACCGCAAATTATAAATATAAGTTTATGTATTTTCTGTCCATATTGAAAGTATAACAATTAATATCAAAAGTGGAAGCCGCCTTTTATTTTTGATACTTTTTAATTTATTCTTTTCTATAAAAAGGTGCAGAAATGCACTTCTTTATAGAAAATCCCCGATATTCTCTAAAAACAACCTAGCCCTATGAGAAGCTGGTTTGCTAAAAAACTCTTGGACTGGCTGATTTGCTAAAATCTGTCCTTGATCCATAAAAATAATACAATCAGCTATCAGTTTTGCAAATTTTAAGTGATGGGTTACTACTACCATACTCATTTGTTCTTTTAATAAATTAATATTCTCGATCACATCCTTAATATTTTCAGGATCTAACGCTGAGGTCGGTTCATCAAATAATAAAATTTCTGGTTTCATCATTAAGGCCCTTGCTATTGCGATACGCTGCTTCTGCCCACCTGATAGATTTGCCGGATATGAGTCAAACTTCTGGCTTAGCTTAAACTTCTCAAGCAATTCCTTTGCTTTTAATATAGCTTCATCTTTTGGAATTTTTAAAACATTCACTGGTGTATAGATCAGATTATTACCTACAGTTAAATGCGGAAAGAGGTTAAAATTCTGAAAAACCATCCCGACCTTTAGCCGCAATTTTCTTCTATCTTTTGGCAGCAGCTTTTTGCCGTCTACAAGCAAAGTTCCGCTAGTTGGCTCTTCTAAATTATTTAAAACACGTAGTAAAGTAGTCTTACCACCCCCTGATGGACCAATTATTACCGTGGTTTCTTTAGCGGTAAAACTTAAATCTATATTTTTAATGCCGTAATTTTTGCCGTAACGCTTACAAACTTTTTCTAAAATAATCATATATTACACTATAAACCTATAGCCATCATAAAGCGGTTTAACATTATCTGGAAGTATTTTTATAATTTCGTGATAATCTATAGTATGACGCATAT
Coding sequences within it:
- a CDS encoding DoxX-like family protein → MTGIISSIFAYDASKQIIISLGFNKQIAPYILYGSCFMDIILGILLIIKNKISSICSLQILLILSYTSLLTYLKPILWLDPLGPILKNIPIILLTLVIMAIERDK
- a CDS encoding NAD-dependent epimerase/dehydratase family protein translates to MRILVTGANGFIGSYITAALLKSNYEVVCAVRDIESTRKKFPTAEIIHCDFNTALSPQDK
- a CDS encoding NAD(P)H-binding protein; the encoded protein is MILIQLLALRINKLEKIDIVINASGVLTSSHANNIENVHINGPKALFKACTITNVKRIIHISALGIDDEENTSYALTKKVTERYLQKLENIDWVVLQPSLIYASGCYGGTSLFRAFSNITVFYSSDR
- a CDS encoding amino acid ABC transporter ATP-binding protein; protein product: MIILEKVCKRYGKNYGIKNIDLSFTAKETTVIIGPSGGGKTTLLRVLNNLEEPTSGTLLVDGKKLLPKDRRKLRLKVGMVFQNFNLFPHLTVGNNLIYTPVNVLKIPKDEAILKAKELLEKFKLSQKFDSYPANLSGGQKQRIAIARALMMKPEILLFDEPTSALDPENIKDVIENINLLKEQMSMVVVTHHLKFAKLIADCIIFMDQGQILANQPVQEFFSKPASHRARLFLENIGDFL
- a CDS encoding NUDIX hydrolase; translation: MLNHLKSLLQNYNSIHPEEIISKEKMLEFLDNFTYSNDLENWNVKRGASTHSLYLIGEHTSSLKFCRANSSKQKSMGHFTASAFLLNHDQTKFLLMHHKKLNKWLQLGGHCESDDILTEAIREAREESGINEIEAVSNNIFDIDVHYIPQTPKEPSHYHYDIRFLLKTINNDNFIKNNESHELKWFSFSDYPQLGVELERSVTRMIEKFKNV
- a CDS encoding TIGR02281 family clan AA aspartic protease, which translates into the protein MLYFQYGQKIHKLIFIICGTIFVTGLAYKYINQHYPKFFKEPQNIGSFCASLLILFSVIYSTMSQNEIRKFCLQLAAWAAIFLVIIIGYAFRFELNYAYQRVASVLIPSYNWSTEAGEIIIARSGDGHFYIDAVVNNVKISFMVDTGASDVALTKEDAQKLGFDLTQLKYTRTYLTANGENKAAPIKLDSVIIGKEFKDVSGHIGLGDLDVSLLGMSVLERFKGFKIDKDLLILNY
- a CDS encoding DUF2269 family protein; this encodes MVYLFIKTIHIISSTILFGTGIGTAFFMWWANKTGDLYAKAYAARTIVITDFLFITPTVIIQPISGIILVNMLGHNYSELWLFLTYIGYIIAGICWLPVVWIQIQLRNMAVEALKQQASLPEKYYKLFKLWFYLGWPAFISLIVIFFLMVFKPL